The following nucleotide sequence is from Candidatus Poribacteria bacterium.
CTTGTGATAAATCGGACAGATCTGGAAATTGAACTGTGTAGTTGAGTGTGTTTTTCCGTCACCATCGGTGGCGACGTTACGCAACAAGCCGTCTCGAAACAGGCGGTCAAGTTCAGCCTGCAGCGCTTTTACCTCGCGTGGAGAGAAAAATTCGGGAATGGCGAGATATCCCTGTTCCTGAAAGTGGTGGATGTCCTGTTGCATTAACTCCATTATGCTATCTCCTAATCATGGTTGTATGATGGATTTAGTAATTAGAAATGCCTTGATTTCGTGCTTGCCTATGTTCTTCGGACGCTGCTTTCGCTTGATGTCTACTGCGAAATGCGCTACAATATTTTACCCTGTTCTGTTTCTTTGTCAAACGAAAAAACGGAAGATACCCGAAGCACTACTTCACATTTTCTAACAAACCATAGGGAGAAAACCTTGGATCTATCCGGGAGCCCCCTCACAGGTTTTGAAAAAGAGATAGACGCACTACGCGAGGTCGGCAGTCATTTCCACGTGCGTGGTTGGTCACTCGGCACCAGTAGTAATTACAGCGTGGTGATTCGTCGTGAGCCGCTGGAGTTGCTAATTACTGCAAGCGGGAAAGATAAAAGTTGCCTTTCGCGAGACGATTTTGTGCGTGTAGATGGCGATGGTCTTCCCATTGTTATTGAGCAGCCGAAGGCATCTGCAGAGACGCTGCTACATATTGCTATCGCCGAACAACCTGATGTTGGGGCGGTGATGCACACGCATTCCATCTGGGGTACGCTGCTTTCGGATTTTTATTTTTACGACAGCGGTTTCAGGATTGAAGGCTATGAAATGCTCAAGGGGCTTGCCGGCATAACGACCCATGAACACGCTGAGTGGGTGCCAATCTTTGACAATACACANNNNNNNNNNNNNNNNNNNNNNNNNNNNNNNNNNNNNNNNNNNNNNNNNNNNNNNNNNNNNNNNNNNNNNNNNNNNNNNNNNNNNNNNCATGATCTAGACGAAGCGAAACGGCACATCGAAATTTTTGAGTTCCTATTTGAGTGCGTTGCTCGGCGGCTAACATTTGCCTGAGCGATGCCGGTTTCACCAAACAACCCTTAACTTGAATCGTAGGGGCGAGGTTGCCTCGCCCGATGAGTTGGGACACCCAACCCCAGTGAGGAGGGACATTATGGCTCGTATTCGAGTGCAAGACGAAAATCGAGAAATCACCGATCACCAAGAGATTCGCGAATTTCTGAAACCGTTCGGCATCTCGTATGAAAAGTGGGATGTCGAAGGGCGTGTTGGTCAGGAGGCGACAAACGAAGAAATTCTGGACGCTTATGCCCCAGAGATCGAGCGTCTCAAGGAACAAGGGGGATTTGTAACGGCAGATGTAATTAACGTCACGCCAGAGACGCCCGGCTTAGACGACATGCTGGCAAAGTTCAACAAAGAACACACACACAGCGAGGATGAAGTTCGCTTCACCATCAAGGGAAGTGGACTCTTTCACATTCATCCAGATAACGCTCCCGTATTTGCAATCCAAGTGGAAAGCGGCGATCTGATCAGCGTGCCAACCGGGACTCAGCACTGGTTCGATCTGTGCGATGACCGCACCATCCGCTGTATTCGCTTGTTTGAGGACACATTGGGTTGGACACCGCACTACGTTGGCAATCCCGTTCATGAGAATTACACGCCTGTCTGCATGGGACCAGCCTACCTATCTCCTGCCAGCGACATTGAGGCTGTGGTAAAAGTCTGATGAAATTTTCCGGACGTGGAATTCTGCTCGATATCGAAGGCACAACTTCGGCGGTCAGCTTTGTCTACGATGTGATGTTCCCTTTCGTGCGCCGCGAATTAGATCAATATTTGTACGCGAATTGGGATTCGGCGACGTTAAACGAGGTGTGCGATCTGATTGCCAAAGACGTAGGTTATGAATCTTTCGTTGCGTGGTGTGGGAGCGAGACTGAGGTAGGCAAACGGCAGCAACTGCTCCGGTCGGAGGTCCTTCGGTTGATGGATGGCGATATTAAAGCGACGGGGCTGAAAGCACTTCAAGGCTTAATCTGGCAGTCCGGCTTTGAAAGTGGCGAAATGCGGGCGCACATCTACGATGATGTTCTGCCTGCGATTCAGGCTTGGAACGATGCCGGGTGCGACGTCCGTATTTTTTCATCTGGGAGCATTGCGGCGCAGCAGTTATTTTTCGGACATACCTTGGCTGGGAATATTCTGCACCTGTTTCGAGGTCATTACGACACAACTACCGGTCCAAAAAAGGAAGCAGCGAGTTACCAAGCAATCGTCAAAGATTTTGGTCTGACGCCAGCGCAGATTCTTTTTTTAAGCGATGTGCTTGATGAGTTAGAGGCAGCCCGCGCCGCCGGGCTACAAACCGGGTTGTGCAAACGTCCGGGCAATGCAAAAGTTGCAGCGGAGCACGGTCAGCCAGAGATTACGTCATTCGACCAGATTGAGATGTCGCGTGAGGTCTAAAGGACATCATTGCTGTGTCGCTAGGTTGGTTGTTTCTATCTAAGAAGTGGCAGCTCTTGCGGCCTCAAACCCCTTAACCGCTGTCTCTAAATCTTCAGTTGTGTGAGATGCAATTACAGAAATCCGTAACCGGCTCGTTCCTTCCGGTACGGTGGGTGGTCGAATAGCAGGGGCGTATACACCGTGTGCAAGCAGAACTTCAGCGAACCGTGACGCGACCTCCACAGTGCCGAGGATCAGCGGAAGAATTTGGGTCTGACTCGGTAGCAGTTGAAATCCTTTTTCCAGCAAAGCATTTTTGAGCAGAAAAACGTTGGATGACAACCGTTGGCGTAATTCAGGGTTGGAACGGATTACGTCAATCGCTGCCGAAGCACCTGCCAACGTGGCGGGTGGGAGACCTGTTGTAAAAATGAATCCCCGCGCTCGATTTATTAGGAAATCAATCAAAGCGGTGCTGCCAGCGACATATCCCCCCAATCCGCCGATCGCTTTGCTTAACGTTCCCATCTGAATAACGCCACGATTTTCCAATCCGAAATGTTCAATTGTCCCGCCACCTGTTTCTCCTAAAACCCCAAAGCTATGTGCGTCATCAACCATTACGGTTGCATCGTATCGTTCAGCTAGCCTACAGATTTCAGGGAGTGGTGCGATGTCGCCATCCATGCTGAAAACGCCATCGGTCACAATGAGCCTGTGTCTGAATTTCATCGATTGTGCTAGCAGCGATTCTAGATGCTCGACATCACAATGCCGATAAATCTGTTTTGTCGCTTGACTGAGGCGGCAGCCATCAATGATGCTTGCATGATTGAGGGCATCACTAAGAATAAGATCGCTCTCGCCTGCTAACACAGGGATTGCTCCGATATTAGCTAGATATCCAGAGCCGAAAACGAGGGCGGCTTCTGTCCCCTTTGCTTTGGCAATTTTTGCCTCAAGTTCGGTGTAAAGGTGACAATTACCTGACATCAGACGGGAGGCGCTAGCACCCGTTCCGTATTTCTGCACAGCTGTAGCAGCAGCTTCAACCACTATCGGGTGCACACTCAAGCCGAGGTAGTTGTTTGATCCGAGCAGAATGACCTCGCGTCCATCAAGCAGAGTGCGCCCGGTTGGTGCTGTCATTATGGAGCGTAGTGATCGCGAAAGCCCAGCTTGATCGAGCTGGGCTAATTCGGATTTCAGCCAGTGCTCTTTAGGCATGGAGTGCCAGAGAGGGATGTTCTGTCAATCAATCATTCTGAGGGGATGCACCTCACGACATCATGCGTGAGGTGTAAAACGAGATGGGGACGTGGTGATTTCAATCGTTCCAAAATGACCTGAAGAATTCATTACGACGAACCTGTTAACTTCTGTGTGACACTGTCCCAACCACTAGGTCCTTTCTCGGAGACCGGCGACGGTATTTTATTGGCGTGAATAACAGTGATGCCGTAATCAAAGACCTCATCAACGGTATATTCGATAGTGTCATAGGTCACTTTTTCGCCCTGTTCCGGCAACCGACCGATAAGTTTGAGTATAAATCCCCCAATCGTATCGGAGCGATCTTTGGGAATGTTTGTGATTAGTGTTGCATTAACTATATCGATTGGTGTTCGCGCATCGAGCGTCCATGAATTATTTCCAAGTACTTCGACGTGTAGCGGCTGCCGTTTGTGGGAATGGCGAATCTCACCCACAATTTGCTCAAGGAGATCGTCCAGCCCT
It contains:
- a CDS encoding phytanoyl-CoA dioxygenase family protein — encoded protein: MELMQQDIHHFQEQGYLAIPEFFSPREVKALQAELDRLFRDGLLRNVATDGDGKTHSTTQFNFQICPIYHK
- a CDS encoding acireductone dioxygenase → MARIRVQDENREITDHQEIREFLKPFGISYEKWDVEGRVGQEATNEEILDAYAPEIERLKEQGGFVTADVINVTPETPGLDDMLAKFNKEHTHSEDEVRFTIKGSGLFHIHPDNAPVFAIQVESGDLISVPTGTQHWFDLCDDRTIRCIRLFEDTLGWTPHYVGNPVHENYTPVCMGPAYLSPASDIEAVVKV
- the mtnC gene encoding acireductone synthase: MMKFSGRGILLDIEGTTSAVSFVYDVMFPFVRRELDQYLYANWDSATLNEVCDLIAKDVGYESFVAWCGSETEVGKRQQLLRSEVLRLMDGDIKATGLKALQGLIWQSGFESGEMRAHIYDDVLPAIQAWNDAGCDVRIFSSGSIAAQQLFFGHTLAGNILHLFRGHYDTTTGPKKEAASYQAIVKDFGLTPAQILFLSDVLDELEAARAAGLQTGLCKRPGNAKVAAEHGQPEITSFDQIEMSREV
- the bioF gene encoding 8-amino-7-oxononanoate synthase, which codes for MPKEHWLKSELAQLDQAGLSRSLRSIMTAPTGRTLLDGREVILLGSNNYLGLSVHPIVVEAAATAVQKYGTGASASRLMSGNCHLYTELEAKIAKAKGTEAALVFGSGYLANIGAIPVLAGESDLILSDALNHASIIDGCRLSQATKQIYRHCDVEHLESLLAQSMKFRHRLIVTDGVFSMDGDIAPLPEICRLAERYDATVMVDDAHSFGVLGETGGGTIEHFGLENRGVIQMGTLSKAIGGLGGYVAGSTALIDFLINRARGFIFTTGLPPATLAGASAAIDVIRSNPELRQRLSSNVFLLKNALLEKGFQLLPSQTQILPLILGTVEVASRFAEVLLAHGVYAPAIRPPTVPEGTSRLRISVIASHTTEDLETAVKGFEAARAATS